The Tessaracoccus aquimaris sequence GGTCGACCGGGCCGACTCGCTCGGCGCCGAGTACCTGGAGCGGTTGCGACACGACGAGGCTGGCCCGGCCGTCGCCTACCTGCGCACCTCGGCTGAGACCACCACTCCCTTCGACCGCACGCTGATCGCGCTCAGCCGCCTCGGCAGCGACCAGCACCCGGCCGCCGCGGCGGTCCTCCGCCGCGCGCAGGAGGCGTGGGCCGCCGTGGTGCGCGAGGAGATCGGCGACGAGGCCGTGTCGCGCGCCATCGTGCTGATGGGCGACGGGTTGTACTACAACGCGCTGTTCCAGGCCGAGACGCCGCACGACATCGACGCGCTGCTGAGCGTCGTCGAGACGCTGCGCGCCTCCGTCAAGCGCTGACGCTCAGGTCGCGCCACACCTCTCGCACCCGCTCGCGCGTCGCGGAGCGGGATCCCGAGTTCTCGATCACGTGCGTCGCGGCCGCGAGCCGGCGGCCCCTGTCTGCCTGCGCGTTGATCCGGGCCAGCGCGTCGGCCTCAGTGAGGGCGTTGCGGCGCATCAGCCTTTCGATCTGCGCCTCGACGGGCACGTCGACGACCAGCACGGTGTCGAAGCCCTCGTCCAGCCCGGTCTCGACCAGCAGCGGGATGACCTGGATCACCACGGAGCCCTCCGGCGCGGCCCTCTCCAGGTCGGCCGCGCGACGCCGCACGAGCGGGTGCACGATCGCGTTCAGGTCGGCGCGCGCCGCGTCCTCGGAGAAGACGATGGCCCCGAGCCGGGCGCGGTCGAGCGAGCCGTCCTCGGCGAGCACGCCCTCGCCGAAGCGCTGGACGACCTGCGCCAGCCCCGGCGTGCCCGGCTCGACCACCTCGCGGGCGATCAGGTCCGAGTCGACGATGACGGCGCCGAGCGCGGCGAACTCGTCGGCGACGAAGGACTTGCCGGACGCGATGCCGCCAGTGAGCGCGATCCTCTGCATGGCCGTCAGCCTAG is a genomic window containing:
- the coaE gene encoding dephospho-CoA kinase, encoding MQRIALTGGIASGKSFVADEFAALGAVIVDSDLIAREVVEPGTPGLAQVVQRFGEGVLAEDGSLDRARLGAIVFSEDAARADLNAIVHPLVRRRAADLERAAPEGSVVIQVIPLLVETGLDEGFDTVLVVDVPVEAQIERLMRRNALTEADALARINAQADRGRRLAAATHVIENSGSRSATRERVREVWRDLSVSA
- a CDS encoding TetR/AcrR family transcriptional regulator is translated as MSARDRILDTLEVILTTEGERAATLDAVAARAKVSKGGLLYHFPNREALILGLVDRADSLGAEYLERLRHDEAGPAVAYLRTSAETTTPFDRTLIALSRLGSDQHPAAAAVLRRAQEAWAAVVREEIGDEAVSRAIVLMGDGLYYNALFQAETPHDIDALLSVVETLRASVKR